A stretch of Megalobrama amblycephala isolate DHTTF-2021 linkage group LG14, ASM1881202v1, whole genome shotgun sequence DNA encodes these proteins:
- the LOC125244990 gene encoding gastrula zinc finger protein XlCGF57.1-like isoform X1 translates to MKPTCFFLSFFFFHTECFFNLQVFTLLFNKRHLYNSVTWISVVSPGFFSVFILCKRRIINRKKNKFKLNLWVHLNQISSHCKDTSVNMTLILVLQHDVIRRRRVPGCDSAEERTNTEKLLVKRLRSTCHTIIKMAFIKKDSEDMKVEETFRLKHEETGEQTDMMALKKDGEVLNEMEEDDQCTNHPDFIPGEKTFSSSQAPKTFSRKTVCQQCGKCFNQQKNLKVHMRIHTGEKPHTCQQCGKSFSQKVQLKRHMKVHTGEKHFTCQQCGKTFSENSSLKRHMRVHTGEKPFTCPQCEKSFGCKGNLKVHMRIHTGENPYICQQCGDRFNLIGSLKKHMRIHTGEKPFTCPQCEKTFTEKVSLDRHMKIHTGEKPYTCPQCGKKFIEKVGLERHMRVHTGEKPYTCQQCEKSFTHIGNLKVHMRLHSGEQPYICPQCGKSLKQKRHLKDHMRIHTGEQPYICPQCGTGFNRKQHFEDHIRIHTGEKPFTCQQCGKSFNRKGILNQHMRVHTGESLSPPNNVESVSTEKKSLTDT, encoded by the exons atgaaaccaacctgttttttcctcagtttcttcttctttcacactgaatgtttcttcaaccTTCaagtcttcactctcctctttaataaacgccatctttataatagcGTCACATGGATCTCAGTCGTTTCACCaggatttttttctgtgtttatcCTGTGTAAGAGgagaataattaacagaaagaaaaataaattcaaactaAATCTCtgggtgcatctcaatcagATCAGTAGTCATTGCAAAG ACACCAGTGTGAACATGACTCTTATTTTGGTGCTGCAGCATGATGTCATAAGGCGGCGCCGTGTTCCTGGTTGTGATTcggctgaagaaag GACAAACACAGAAAAACTCCTGGTGAAGCGACTGAGATCCACGTGTcacactattataaagatggcgtttattaaaAAGGATAGTGAAGACATGAAggttgaagaaacattcagattgaaacatgaagaaactggggaacaaacag ACATGATGGCACTGAAAAAGGACGGTGAAGTACTGAATGAAATGGAAGAGGATGATCAATGTACGAATCATCCTGATTTCATACCTGGAGAAAAAACTTTTAGTTCCTCACAGGCTCCAAAGACGTTCTCACGTAAAACAGTgtgtcaacagtgtggaaagtgtTTCAACCAACAGAAAAatcttaaagtccacatgagaattcacacaggagagaagcctcatacctgccaacagtgtggaaagagtttctctcaAAAAGTACAACTTAAAAGACACATGAAAGTTCACACAGGAGAGAAGCATtttacctgccaacagtgtggaaagacttTTTCTGAAAATTCAAGCCTTAAAAgacacatgagagttcacactggagagaagcctttcacctgccctcagtgtgaaaagagtttcggttgtaaaggaaaccttaaagtccacatgagaattcacactggagagaaccCTTATATCTGTCAACAGTGTGGAGACCGATTCAATCTAATAGGAAGTCTTAAAaagcacatgagaattcacactggagagaagcctttcacatgccctcagtgtgaaaagacttTTACTGAAAAAGTAAGCCTTGACAGacacatgaaaattcacacaggagagaaaccttacacctgccctcagtgtggaaagaagTTTATTGAAAAAGTAGGCCTTGAAAgacacatgagagttcacacaggagagaagccttacacctgccaacagtgtgaaaagagtttcaCTCATATtggaaaccttaaagtccacatgagactACACTCTGGAGAGCAACCCTACATATGTCcccagtgtggaaagagtttgaAACAAAAACGACACCTTAAagatcacatgagaattcacactggagagcaACCCTACATATGTCCTCAGTGTGGAACAGGTTTCAATCGAAAACAACACTTCGAAGACCAcataagaattcacactggtgagaagcctttcacctgccaacagtgtgggaAAAGTTTCAACCGAAAAGGAATCCTTAACcaacacatgagagttcacactggagaaagcCTTTCACCTCCAAACAATGTGGAAAGTGTTTCAACAGAAAAGAAGTCCTTAACAGACACATGA
- the LOC125244453 gene encoding gastrula zinc finger protein XlCGF8.2DB-like, which yields MALKEETEVNEMEKKDQYMNLHDFITGEKPFSCSQAEKTSSRKRTQKARTRGNFICKQCGKSFNSKRNLNVHMRIHTGEKPYMCLQCGKSFNQKGNFNTHMGIHKPFTCSQCGKMFDQYGKLRGHMRIHAGEKCYRCPQCGKSFNQLCHFEDHIRIHSGVKAFTCKQCGIGFNHKRNLDRHTRAHTREKLYTYPQCGTIIQDRNLIVHKRCGKSFTQIGHFEDHKRIHTGEKPFTCKQCGKSFNQKGILTRHMRVHTGEKLFKCCHCGKTFKHKETLDYHEDSCMK from the exons ATGGCACTGAAAGAAGAGACTGAAGTTAATGAAATGGAAAAGAAAGATCAATATATGAATCTTCATGATTTCataactggagaaaaaccttttaGTTGCTCACAGGCTGAAAagacttcctcacgaaaaagaACTCAAAAGGCAAGGACTAGGGGCAACTTTATCTgcaaacagtgtggaaaaagttttaaTAGTAAAAGAAACCTTaatgtccacatgagaattcatactggagagaaaccctACATGtgccttcagtgtggaaagagtttcaatcagAAAGGAAACTTTAATACCCACATGGGAATTCATAAGCCTTTTACATGCTCTCAGTGCGGAAAGATGTTTGATCAATATGGAAAACTTCGaggccacatgagaattcatgcTGGAGAGAAATGCTACAgatgccctcagtgtggaaagagtttcaatcaaTTATGTCACTTTGAAGACCACATAAGAATTCACAGTGGAGTGAAGGCTTTCACCTGCAAACAATGTGGGATAGGTTTCAACCATAAAAGAAACCTAGACAGGCACACAAGAGCTCACACTAGAGAGAAGCTTTATACATACCCTCAGTGTGGGACTATCATTCAAGACAGGAACCTTATTGTCCACAAGAGA tgtggaaagagtttcactcaaataGGACACTTTGAAGACCACaaaagaattcacactggagagaagcctttcacctgcaaaCAATGTGGGAAAAGTTTCAACCAAAAAGGAATCCTCACCCgacacatgagagttcacactggagagaagctgtTTAAGTGCTGTCACTGTGGAAAGACTTTCAAACATAAAGAAACACTTGATTACCATGAGGATTCATGTATGAAATAA
- the LOC125244996 gene encoding gastrula zinc finger protein XlCGF57.1-like isoform X1 — translation MAFIKEESEDTKMEFIKEEIEDIKIGETFRVKQEDTEEQTDLMALKEENEVMNEMDENDQYKNHPDFTTGEKTFSCSQTEKTSSRKRAKKTGTRRNFTCQQCGKSFAEKIHLERHMRVHTGEKPYTCQQCGNRFTLKGSLNRHMRIHTGERPYRCPQCGRSFSCKGHLKAHMRVHTGEKPFVCQECGNRFTLNGSLKKHMRIHTGEKPFTCHQCGNTFAQKVSLKRHMIIHTGEKAYSCPQCGKSFSQKLSLNRHMRIHDGEKPFACQQCGKSFNLKGNLKVHMRIHTKKSLFTCQQCGISFTQKESFNRHIKIHTREKPYTCQQCGKSFDQHKNFKVHMRFHSGEKPYMCTQCGKSFNQKRNFKDHMKIHSGDQPYTCPQCGRSFNQKGHFEDHIRIHTGEKPFSCQQCKKSFNRKEILKRHMRVHTGEKPFTCGHCGKSFGYKIALKYHMSIHV, via the exons atggcgtttattaaagaggagagtgaagacacgaagatggagtttattaaagaggaaatTGAAGACATAAAGATTGGagaaacattcagagtgaaacaagaagatactgaggaacaaacag ACCTGATGGCACTGAAAGAGGAGAATGAAGTAATGAATGAAATGGATGAGAATGATCAATACAAGAATCATCCTGATTTCACAACTGGAGAAAAAACTTTTAGTTGCTCGCAGACTGAAAagacttcctcacgaaaaaggGCTAAAAAGACAGGAACTAGAAGGAATTTCACCTGCcagcagtgtggaaagagttttgctGAAAAGATACACCTTGAAAgacacatgagagttcacactggagagaagccttacacctgccaacagtgtggaaaccGATTCACTTTAAAAGGAAGCCTTAACaggcacatgagaattcacactggagagagaccTTACAGATGTCCTCAGTGTGGAAGAAGTTTCAGTTGTAAAGGACACCTTAAAgcccacatgagagttcacactggagagaaacctttcgtCTGCCAAGAGTGTGGAAACAGATTCACTCTAAACGGAAGCCTTAAAaagcacatgagaattcacactggagagaagccttttacATGCCATCAGTGTGGAAATACTTTTGCTCAAAAAGTAAGCCTTAAAAGGcacatgataattcatactggagaaaaggCTTACtcatgccctcagtgtggaaaaagtttttcTCAAAAACTAAGCCTTAACagacacatgagaattcacgatggagagaagcctttcgcctgccaacagtgtggaaaaagtttcaacctaaaaggaaaccttaaagtccacatgagaattcacactaaGAAGAGCcttttcacctgccaacaatgtggaataAGTTTCACTCAAAAAGAAAGCTTTAACAGACACATTAAAATTCACACtagagagaagccttacacctgccaacagtgtggaaagagttttgatcaacataaaaactttaaagtccacatgagattTCACTCTGGAGAGAAACCATACAtgtgcactcagtgtggaaagagtttcaatcaaAAACGAAACTTTAAAGACCACATGAAAATTCACTCTGGTGATCAACCCTACACATGTCCTCAGTGTGGAAGAAGTTTCAATCAGAAAGGTCACTTTGAAGACCACATAAgaattcacaccggagagaagccttttaGTTGCCAACAATGTAAGAAAAGTTTCAACCGAAAAGAAATCCTTAAGAgacacatgagagttcacactggagagaagccgtttaCATGTGGTCACTGTGGGAAAAGTTTTGGGTATAAAATAGCCCTTAAGTACCACATGAGCATTCACGTATGA
- the LOC125244990 gene encoding gastrula zinc finger protein XlCGF52.1-like isoform X2, translating to MAFIKKDSEDMKVEETFRLKHEETGEQTDMMALKKDGEVLNEMEEDDQCTNHPDFIPGEKTFSSSQAPKTFSRKTVCQQCGKCFNQQKNLKVHMRIHTGEKPHTCQQCGKSFSQKVQLKRHMKVHTGEKHFTCQQCGKTFSENSSLKRHMRVHTGEKPFTCPQCEKSFGCKGNLKVHMRIHTGENPYICQQCGDRFNLIGSLKKHMRIHTGEKPFTCPQCEKTFTEKVSLDRHMKIHTGEKPYTCPQCGKKFIEKVGLERHMRVHTGEKPYTCQQCEKSFTHIGNLKVHMRLHSGEQPYICPQCGKSLKQKRHLKDHMRIHTGEQPYICPQCGTGFNRKQHFEDHIRIHTGEKPFTCQQCGKSFNRKGILNQHMRVHTGESLSPPNNVESVSTEKKSLTDT from the exons atggcgtttattaaaAAGGATAGTGAAGACATGAAggttgaagaaacattcagattgaaacatgaagaaactggggaacaaacag ACATGATGGCACTGAAAAAGGACGGTGAAGTACTGAATGAAATGGAAGAGGATGATCAATGTACGAATCATCCTGATTTCATACCTGGAGAAAAAACTTTTAGTTCCTCACAGGCTCCAAAGACGTTCTCACGTAAAACAGTgtgtcaacagtgtggaaagtgtTTCAACCAACAGAAAAatcttaaagtccacatgagaattcacacaggagagaagcctcatacctgccaacagtgtggaaagagtttctctcaAAAAGTACAACTTAAAAGACACATGAAAGTTCACACAGGAGAGAAGCATtttacctgccaacagtgtggaaagacttTTTCTGAAAATTCAAGCCTTAAAAgacacatgagagttcacactggagagaagcctttcacctgccctcagtgtgaaaagagtttcggttgtaaaggaaaccttaaagtccacatgagaattcacactggagagaaccCTTATATCTGTCAACAGTGTGGAGACCGATTCAATCTAATAGGAAGTCTTAAAaagcacatgagaattcacactggagagaagcctttcacatgccctcagtgtgaaaagacttTTACTGAAAAAGTAAGCCTTGACAGacacatgaaaattcacacaggagagaaaccttacacctgccctcagtgtggaaagaagTTTATTGAAAAAGTAGGCCTTGAAAgacacatgagagttcacacaggagagaagccttacacctgccaacagtgtgaaaagagtttcaCTCATATtggaaaccttaaagtccacatgagactACACTCTGGAGAGCAACCCTACATATGTCcccagtgtggaaagagtttgaAACAAAAACGACACCTTAAagatcacatgagaattcacactggagagcaACCCTACATATGTCCTCAGTGTGGAACAGGTTTCAATCGAAAACAACACTTCGAAGACCAcataagaattcacactggtgagaagcctttcacctgccaacagtgtgggaAAAGTTTCAACCGAAAAGGAATCCTTAACcaacacatgagagttcacactggagaaagcCTTTCACCTCCAAACAATGTGGAAAGTGTTTCAACAGAAAAGAAGTCCTTAACAGACACATGA
- the LOC125244996 gene encoding gastrula zinc finger protein XlCGF57.1-like isoform X2, with product MALKEENEVMNEMDENDQYKNHPDFTTGEKTFSCSQTEKTSSRKRAKKTGTRRNFTCQQCGKSFAEKIHLERHMRVHTGEKPYTCQQCGNRFTLKGSLNRHMRIHTGERPYRCPQCGRSFSCKGHLKAHMRVHTGEKPFVCQECGNRFTLNGSLKKHMRIHTGEKPFTCHQCGNTFAQKVSLKRHMIIHTGEKAYSCPQCGKSFSQKLSLNRHMRIHDGEKPFACQQCGKSFNLKGNLKVHMRIHTKKSLFTCQQCGISFTQKESFNRHIKIHTREKPYTCQQCGKSFDQHKNFKVHMRFHSGEKPYMCTQCGKSFNQKRNFKDHMKIHSGDQPYTCPQCGRSFNQKGHFEDHIRIHTGEKPFSCQQCKKSFNRKEILKRHMRVHTGEKPFTCGHCGKSFGYKIALKYHMSIHV from the coding sequence ATGGCACTGAAAGAGGAGAATGAAGTAATGAATGAAATGGATGAGAATGATCAATACAAGAATCATCCTGATTTCACAACTGGAGAAAAAACTTTTAGTTGCTCGCAGACTGAAAagacttcctcacgaaaaaggGCTAAAAAGACAGGAACTAGAAGGAATTTCACCTGCcagcagtgtggaaagagttttgctGAAAAGATACACCTTGAAAgacacatgagagttcacactggagagaagccttacacctgccaacagtgtggaaaccGATTCACTTTAAAAGGAAGCCTTAACaggcacatgagaattcacactggagagagaccTTACAGATGTCCTCAGTGTGGAAGAAGTTTCAGTTGTAAAGGACACCTTAAAgcccacatgagagttcacactggagagaaacctttcgtCTGCCAAGAGTGTGGAAACAGATTCACTCTAAACGGAAGCCTTAAAaagcacatgagaattcacactggagagaagccttttacATGCCATCAGTGTGGAAATACTTTTGCTCAAAAAGTAAGCCTTAAAAGGcacatgataattcatactggagaaaaggCTTACtcatgccctcagtgtggaaaaagtttttcTCAAAAACTAAGCCTTAACagacacatgagaattcacgatggagagaagcctttcgcctgccaacagtgtggaaaaagtttcaacctaaaaggaaaccttaaagtccacatgagaattcacactaaGAAGAGCcttttcacctgccaacaatgtggaataAGTTTCACTCAAAAAGAAAGCTTTAACAGACACATTAAAATTCACACtagagagaagccttacacctgccaacagtgtggaaagagttttgatcaacataaaaactttaaagtccacatgagattTCACTCTGGAGAGAAACCATACAtgtgcactcagtgtggaaagagtttcaatcaaAAACGAAACTTTAAAGACCACATGAAAATTCACTCTGGTGATCAACCCTACACATGTCCTCAGTGTGGAAGAAGTTTCAATCAGAAAGGTCACTTTGAAGACCACATAAgaattcacaccggagagaagccttttaGTTGCCAACAATGTAAGAAAAGTTTCAACCGAAAAGAAATCCTTAAGAgacacatgagagttcacactggagagaagccgtttaCATGTGGTCACTGTGGGAAAAGTTTTGGGTATAAAATAGCCCTTAAGTACCACATGAGCATTCACGTATGA